A DNA window from Candidatus Binatia bacterium contains the following coding sequences:
- a CDS encoding Gfo/Idh/MocA family oxidoreductase, which produces MANRKRPLGLGVIGCGWVAQERHLPALHGMGDAEVIAISDTNAECLNRVAERFHIQNRCLDYRVMLDLPTIEAVAVCVPTQFHVEVALAVLDAGKHVFIEKPLALNLDDAARLIERAAQSRHKAMVGFNMRWHRLVRQAREIIQRGSLGGLDLMRTVFTAGSHFRPDLPPWRLQHELGGGLLFEHAVHHFDLWRFLLRSEVEEVLAKSWGEQSAAERTTVAAQMENGVLAASVFSLRASADNELEIYGQAGRLRVSCYRFDGLDFCRTSDSPGGIRTRLQGVARALREVPQAVLRLRQGGDYVASYQAEWRHFIDAVRHDTPVECTLTDGRRALQVALAAVHSAASGQAVKVAQAPAKITPLPSQPGSASRSAHGSPLR; this is translated from the coding sequence TCATCGCCATCTCCGACACCAACGCCGAGTGCCTCAACCGGGTGGCAGAAAGGTTCCACATCCAGAATCGCTGCCTCGACTATCGCGTCATGCTCGATCTTCCAACGATAGAGGCCGTCGCCGTGTGCGTACCAACCCAGTTCCATGTCGAGGTAGCCTTGGCCGTCCTCGACGCCGGGAAACACGTGTTCATTGAAAAACCGCTGGCGCTGAACCTGGACGACGCCGCGCGACTCATCGAGCGCGCAGCACAGTCTCGCCACAAGGCAATGGTGGGCTTCAATATGCGCTGGCATCGTCTCGTACGCCAAGCGCGTGAAATCATCCAACGTGGAAGCTTGGGAGGGCTCGATCTGATGCGCACGGTGTTCACCGCCGGAAGCCACTTCCGCCCAGACCTCCCCCCATGGCGGCTGCAGCATGAACTGGGAGGTGGGCTCCTGTTCGAGCACGCCGTGCATCACTTCGACCTCTGGCGTTTTCTGCTGCGCAGCGAGGTCGAAGAAGTTCTGGCCAAGAGCTGGGGTGAGCAATCGGCCGCCGAGCGGACTACTGTCGCCGCACAAATGGAGAATGGGGTGCTGGCTGCCTCGGTGTTTTCGCTAAGGGCGAGCGCCGACAACGAGTTGGAAATCTATGGGCAAGCCGGTCGTCTGCGGGTGTCGTGCTACCGCTTCGATGGCCTCGATTTCTGTCGCACGTCGGATTCGCCGGGCGGCATTCGGACGCGGCTGCAGGGCGTGGCTCGGGCGCTCAGGGAGGTTCCACAAGCAGTGCTGCGACTGCGTCAGGGAGGTGATTACGTCGCGTCGTATCAGGCAGAGTGGCGGCATTTCATCGATGCCGTTCGGCACGACACTCCAGTGGAATGTACGTTGACTGATGGGCGCCGAGCCTTGCAGGTGGCGCTCGCCGCCGTGCACTCAGCGGCGTCGGGGCAGGCGGTCAAAGTCGCGCAGGCGCCGGCGAAGATTACGCCCCTACCCTCTCAGCCAGGTTCAGCAAGCCGGTCCGCACATGGGTCCCCTCTTCGCTAG